One Microcebus murinus isolate Inina chromosome 10, M.murinus_Inina_mat1.0, whole genome shotgun sequence DNA segment encodes these proteins:
- the LOC105865790 gene encoding olfactory receptor 9K2-like, translating into MGDKGGGNHSDVTDFILVGIRVRPELHSLLFLLFLIIYRMVLLGNLTMIGIIVTDPRLNTPMYFFLGNLSVIDLSYSTVIVPKAMVNILSQKKTISFAGCVAQLFLYALFMVTEAFVLAAMAYDRFIAICNPLLYSVRMSRSVCIQLVAGSYLCGWVSSILQISVTFSMSFCASRVIDHFYCDSNPIEKISCSNIFINKMVSLSLAVLIILPTIIVIVVSYMYIVSTVLKIRSSEGRKKAFSTCSSHLGVVSLLYGTVSFVYLTPPNNPELRKVASVCYILFTPMLNPLIYSLRNKDVKDAMKKVLWKKKVLL; encoded by the coding sequence ATGGGTGACAAGGGAGGAGGCAACCATTCAGATGTGACTGACTTCATTCTTGTAGGCATCAGGGTCCGTCCAGAGCTTCACAGTCTCCTCTTCCTGCTATTCCTGATTATTTATAGGATGGTCCTTCTGGGGAACCTTACCATGATTGGCATCATTGTGACTGATCCCCGGCTGAACACACCAATGTATTTCTTCCTAGGAAATCTCTCCGTCATTGATCTCTCCTACTCCACTGTTATTGTACCCAAAGCCATGGTCAACATACTCTCTCAGAAAAAGACCATATCCTTTGCAGGTTGTGTGGCTCAGCTGTTCCTTTATGCACTTTTCATGGTAACAGAGGCCTTTGTTCTGGCAgccatggcctatgaccgcttCATTGCCATCTGTAACCCACTCCTCTACTCTGTCCGTATGTCAAGAAGTGTCTGTATCCAGTTAGTGGCTGGTTCCTACCTCTGTGGTTGGGTCAGTTCCATCCTTCAAATCAGTGTAACATTCTCCATGTCTTTCTGTGCCTCCCGAGTCATTGATCACTTCTACTGTGATTCGAACCCAATTGAAAAGATCTCCTGTTCCAATATCTTTATCAATAAGATGGTGTCACTTAGTTTGGCTGTCCTCATTATTTTGCCCACAATAATTGTTATTGTAGTATCTTACATGTACATTGTGTCCACAGTTTTAAAGATCCGCTCCagtgaagggaggaagaaagcctTTTCTACCTGCAGCTCCCACCTGGGGGTTGTAAGTTTGCTCTATGGAACTGTCTCCTTCGTGTATCTCACACCTCCAAATAATCCTGAACTCCGTAAAGTGGCTTCCGTATGTTACATTTTGTTCACACCTATGTTGAATCCTTTAATCTACTCTCTAAGAAATAAGGATGTTAAAGATGCCATGAAAAAAGTCTTATGGAAGAAAAAAGTTTTGCTCTAA